A genomic window from Leishmania major strain Friedlin complete genome, chromosome 16 includes:
- a CDS encoding putative kinesin, which yields MADSGDCETARVTVSVRVRPKLAHPLTPLQQSERYEKVVCIPSSDNSLRFADCRATKGTRNLYFTYDHVFDMDATQEDVYEAAVLDCVDSVLAGTNASILTYGQTGSGKTFTVLGKTAAVHDSGKGVHSVGADTGLLLRSIQGMLIFAERMRAKCERHVVLGMTALEIYMDEIRDLLHEGVAGRPLQPIMTRDVLHLPHLTHVPLRTLQDAFRLYERAAARRAQRATSANDTSSRSHAFFTIEVFQTPIAPEHPSPPTLAECCALREARCAASIAAEQKKRGPQPLRSECFEGAANALLGTRAAPVMYSTLTVADLAGSEKAKHAEVRGTGFDELRHINASLTALGNVVHHLYHGTPHIPYRDSKLTMMLRDTFAAPRAQVALFVNVSPTAVTCEETLSSLYFADKIKSMRVLDTGAESPQHAALQSEYLESIHVHDALLAEARILQVQQEHATGLLQLAVASTLRHPLFQPPFHTPLANGTDKTARMQVLCAHLRERLAHEESPDARMRNFLETRRRELLRDMLRQYSRRRAEVQTQITTADEAGVDLRAQLSRDESAMRQLLSKVKEAAAAITATRQELSKVKGMRLGELQRLRDFEEASNEGEGGIVDARAADTHDEASLAAFEQERAIYKEALELAQLRLTLVGLMASGSTPSPSTHTEGEPAAGHCRRNTTSCSCRDATSTTASSTPFKPPSIEGWLRGAVLAMAGNAVVQSSRKHPRQEPPQQERLQPISLPQPFGTFGNFTNVSGDPQPLPKYWSVCHRCEETGKIEADANAGAVAPDAIGKGTNRRPRHLSSFDDPALLTRVTAYMDMGASLTKLDRYGRPHARWFYLSQRNNRLLLCWDESHHGPGLTGGGRVYLDAVVKITLGRSSPAFRKYALHERKGEVGDFCTSFTLAYHTRAHKRQLKFVDVMCRDRAEMETWVVGLAQLAGVFPCFEGMRQPIGPEDGDEEEAAVTGSAAAANADAAAAEEAQKELSVVEMMLCRSWHIPAQTMLHTRREIETRRRRHQPGRLRLSPGELRDRTGLDIFRASALWLHFSREGSVVNPFKELHCYVSDRVASSEPASGSLPRAMSGRIA from the coding sequence ATGGCAGATAGCGGCGATTGTGAGACGGCGCGCGTGACGGTCTCAGTGCGCGTGCGACCGAAGCTTGCACATCCGCTGACCCCCCTCCAGCAGAGTGAGCGCTACGAGAAGGTTGTTTGCATTCCTTCTTCTGACAATTCGCTGCGATTCGCCGACTGTCGTGCAACGAAAGGCACTCGCAACCTCTACTTCACCTACGACCACGTATTCGACATGGACGCGACGCAGGAGGACGTGTACGAGGCCGCCGTGCTCGACTGCGTGGACAGTGTACTGGCCGGCACAAACGCTTCTATTCTCACATACGGGCAGACCGGCAGCGGAAAGACGTTCACGGTGCTGGGAAAGACGGCCGCCGTGCACGACAGTGGGAAGGGCGTGCACTCCGTTGGCGCCGACACGGGCTTGCTCTTACGCTCCATTCAGGGCATGTTGATCTTCGCTgagcgcatgcgcgccaAGTGTGAGCGCCACGTTGTGCTCGGCATGACCGCCCTTGAAATCTACATGGATGAGATCCGTGACTTGTTGCACGAGGGAGTGGCTGgccggccgctgcagcccatCATGACGCGTGACGTCCTGCATCTGCCGCACCTCACGcatgtgccgctgcgcacgctaCAGGACGCGTTTCGCTTGTAcgagagagcagcggcgcgccgggCGCAGAGGGCGACATCTGCGAACGACACTTCCTCTCGCTCGCATGCTTTCTTCACGATCGAGGTGTTTCAGACCCCCATTGCACCCGAACACCCATCTCCGCCCACCCTGGCTGAgtgctgcgcgctgcgggAGGCACGATGCGCCGCATCGATAGCAGCGgagcagaagaagagagggccGCAGCCACTGCGCAGTGAGTGTTTTGAGGGTGCCGCGAACGCGCTGCTGGGCACACGCGCCGCACCTGTCATGTACAGCACACTGACGGTGGCGGACCTTGCAGGCAGTGAGAAGGCGAAGCACGCTGAGGTGCGCGGAACAGGTTTCGACGAACTGCGACACATCAACGCTTCCCTCACCGCACTCGGCAACGTTGTCCACCACCTCTACCACGGTACGCCACACATTCCATACCGTGACAGCAAGCTCACAATGATGCTGCGCGACACGTTTGCGGCTCCCCGTGCGCAGGTGGCACTCTTCGTGAATGTGAGCCCGACAGCTGTGACGTGTGAGGAGACGCTCTCGTCGCTCTACTTTGCTGACAAGATAAAGAGCATGAGGGTGCTTGACACCGGCGCCGAGTCGCCACAACATGCCGCACTCCAGTCAGAGTACTTGGAGTCCATTCACGTCCACGACGCTCTCCTCGCTGAGGCACGCATCCTTCAGGTTCAACAAGAGCACGCGACGGGGCTTCTGCAGCTCGCGGTGGCGTCAACGCTGCGACACCCTCTGTTCCAGCCACCTTTTCACACGCCTCTGGCCAACGGCACTGACAAGACAGCCCGAATGCAAGTTTTGTGCGCGCACCTAAGGGAGCGGCTGGCGCATGAAGAGAGCCCCGATGCTCGCATGCGCAATTTTCTCGAGACGCGACGGAGAGAGCTCTTGAGGGACATGCTGAGGCAGTATAGTCGACGTCGCGCTGAGGTGCAAACCCAAATCACCACCGCTGATGAGGCGGGTGTCGATCTACGCGCCCAACTGTCTCGTGATGAGTCTGCCATGCGCCAGCTTCTCAgcaaggtgaaggaggctgctgcggccatCACGGCAACACGGCAGGAGCTTTCAAAGGTCAAAGGCATGCGATTAggggagctgcagcgcttgcGCGACTTCGAGGAGGCGTCAAACGAGGGTGAAGGGGGCATCGtagacgcgcgcgcagccgaTACCCACGATGAGGCGAGTCTGGCCGCCTTTGAGCAAGAGCGAGCTATATacaaggaggcgctggagctggcgcagcttcGTCTCACGCTCGTGGGACTCATGGCTTCTGGATCTACTCCTTCACCCTCTACCCACACAGAGGGTGAGCCGGCTGCCGGTCATTGTCGACGGAACACCACTTCCTGCAGTTGCAGAGACGCCACATCCACCACGGCGTCTTCCACCCCTTTCAAGCCTCCTTCTATTGAGGGGTGGCTGCGAGGCGCTGTACTGGCGATGGCAGGCAACGCTGTTGTGCAGTCTTCAAGGAAGCACCCGAGGCaggagccgccgcagcaggagaggcTCCAGCCGATTTCTCTACCACAGCCGTTCGGCACCTTCGGCAACTTTACCAACGTCAGTGGAGATCCACAGCCTCTTCCCAAGTACTGGAGCGTGTGTCACAGGTGCGAGGAGACTGGGAAGATAGAGGCGGACGCCAacgccggcgctgtcgccccCGATGCGATTGGGAAGGGCACCAACCGAAGGCCCCgccacctctcctccttcgacGACCCTGCGCTTCTGACACGGGTGACAGCTTACATGGACATGGGCGCCTCTCTCACGAAGCTCGACCGCTATGGCCGCCCACACGCGCGTTGGTTTTACCTCTCACAGAGAAACAACCGTCTGCTGTTGTGTTGGGATGAGTCGCATCATGGGCCGGGGCTAacgggcggcggccgtgtgTACTTGGATGCCGTGGTGAAGATCACGTTGGGACGCTCCTCGCCTGCCTTTCGTAAGTACGCCCTCCATGAGCGCAAGGGCGAAGTTGGTGACTTCTGTACTTCCTTCACTCTCGCCTATCACACCCGCGCACATAAGCGGCAGTTGAAATTTGTGGATGTCATGTGCCGTGATcgggcagagatggagacGTGGGTTGTCGGTCTCGCTCAATTGGCGGGCGTTTTCCCGTGCTTCGAAGGCATGCGCCAGCCCATCGGGCCGGAGGATggagacgaggaagaggcagcggtcacgggcagcgccgccgccgccaacgccgatgccgcagcagccgaagAGGCGCAGAAGGAGCTCTCTGTCGTCGAGATGATGCTGTGCCGTAGCTGGCACATTCCTGCTCAGACGATGCTGCACACTCGGCGAGAGATCGAGAcacgtcgacggcgccaccagcctggccgcctgcgcctgAGCCCTGGTGAGCTGCGCGACCGGACGGGGCTCGACATCTTCAGAGCCAGTGCGTTGTGGCTGCACTTCAGCCGGGAAGGCAGCGTGGTAAATCCGTTCAAGGAGCTGCACTGCTACGTATCTGATCGGGTTGCGTCGTCGGAGCCGGCTTCTGGATCGCTTCCTCGAGCGATGTCCGGCCGCATTGCCTGA
- a CDS encoding putative U1 small nuclear ribonucleoprotein — protein MMEGDEEESRLQRKRVAAHQRQEMHAAWKRTFFQARPPPPSIGRLHRRQPGITKGHSCHNAFNTALALAKQADEDEPTRDAKVDAPLPSSSTLTRSATATAAGTLSKQEAWAAQLQGENERRNPFTDLNARSDPLRTVVMANLHPETVEEDLRHFADQFGRVLSVRIVRHHRTGKSRRYAFVEFNLVGEARKAVQFHRKKRLKGYSIIIDREKGRTEPGFLPKRLLTASSFWTPPANEASSATSAEIEQARTVDSAALGTGGAKVVLPMPENDDDFLNAILNS, from the coding sequence atgatgGAGGGCGATGAAGAAGAGTCGCGACTGCAGCGCAAAAGGGTGGCAGCGCATCAGCGGCAGGAGATGCATGCCGCGTGGAAGCGCACTTTCTTCCAggcgaggccgccgccgccttcgatTGGTCGACTGCACCGACGCCAACCGGGAATCACCAAAGGTCACTCGTGCCACAATGCCTTCAATACCGCactggcgctggcgaagcagGCGGATGAAGACGAGCCCACTCGTGATGCCAAGGTGGATGCCCCGCTGCCATCCTCGTCTACACTCACGAGAAGTGCAACAGCCACTGCGGCTGGCACATTGTCGAAGCAGGAGGCGTGGGCGGCCCAGCTGCAGGGCGAGAATGAGCGGCGCAACCCTTTCACCGACCTCAACGCCCGCTCAGACCCCTTGCGCACTGTCGTCATGGCGAACCTGCATCCCGAGACGGTCGAGGAGGACTTGCGCCACTTTGCCGATCAGTTCGGCCGCGTGCTGAGCGTGCGCATTGTGCGCCACCACAGGACCGGCAAGAGTCGTCGTTACGCCTTTGTGGAGTTCAACCTCGTTGGGGAGGCCCGCAAAGCCGTCCAGTTTCATCGCAAGAAGCGACTGAAGGGCTACTCGATCATCATCGACAGGGAGAAAGGCCGTACTGAGCCGGGCTTTCTGCCGAAGCGGCTCTTGACCGCCTCATCCTTTTGGACCCCCCCTGCGAATGAGGCGAGCTCTGCGACCTCAGCCGAGATAGAACAGGCGAGAACTGTGGATTCTGCGGCGCTGGGCACCGGGGGCGCCaaggtggtgctgccgatgcCAGAGAATGATGATGACTTCCTCAACGCCATTTTGAACAGTTGA
- the EIF4G3 gene encoding putative eukaryotic translation initiation factor 4 gamma yields the protein MQFTVEQIRSVRNNYLEPPYPGFSLDEVVRRRRLTQTKLVRGENAWVAKGTAQTTEEWVQRLLHGTLNKLTEENKDIMIDKLLTKELFATEDIMNMVVNIIFKKALDEPENSKLYAGVCHSLALYEAKVLRDGHKGERPQSQLRDAIISTAQHEFRTLSKELSKMEDKSEEELEYERSNVMRRKRSNMRFIGELYLCTALTHSTMFTVMDLTMRCSDKTGFPSSENIELLAALLNTIGDRLDKNHKKTLDPYFTSLENFNKKSDCPYPPRIRFKIMDLLDLRKRGWGLKPKPVKAALPPSHGKDKKYATAPPPKKGGRDQGSAAAASKSWRDAATTKTGTAAAPAPSADKGLNGRGTSSAAPAANTAALSSSAASTAAATAPAGASFRDEASPQVPLVKFELRVASMFQEWVADRTNDVILHWVDQFNTCDRFFESESELCVAVAQEVIHSACTTTRKDAQREAFSFLVVGLYMIDTEVFDGFASALASAIEDGLLEDVPKFGERFMSMLRLTSTEQETRADVYFDAANVLRLTYNRLESPDDSAVDTLMSFWDRVPLPSTDEENMIRMDLDVVYSLCNPEGVQDGLEKLLSRIIHSMLQMQLMDAEVLDEFLCLDVEDGLCAKVIADYKERFPK from the coding sequence ATGCAGTTCACCGTGGAGCAGATTCGCAGTGTGCGAAACAACTACCTTGAGCCGCCGTACCCGGGCTTTTCTCTGGATGAAGTGgtgcgacgccgtcgctTGACGCAGACGAAGTTGGTGCGCGGTGAGAATGCTTGGGTTGCGAAGGGCACCGCTCAGACGACGGAGGAGTGGGTGCAGCGACTGCTGCACGGCACACTGAACAAGCTCACAGAGGAGAACAAAGACATCATGATCGACAAGCTGCTCACCAAGGAGCTCTTTGCCACGGAGGATATTATGAACATGGTCGTCAACATCATCTTCAAGAAGGCGCTGGACGAGCCAGAGAACAGCAAGCTGTACGCCGGCGTGTGCCACAGCCTTGCCTTATACGAGGCGAAAGTTTTGCGCGATGGGCACAAGGGCGAGCGACCCcagtcgcagctgcgcgacgccaTCATCAGCACTGCGCAACACGAGTTCCGAACGCTCTCCAAGGAGCTGTCGAAGATGGAGGACAAGTCAGAGGAGGAGCTCGAGTACGAGCGCTCCAACGTGATGCGGCGCAAACGGTCGAACATGCGCTTCATCGGTGAGCTGTACCTTTGCACGGCCCTCACGCACTCGACCATGTTTACCGTCATGGATCTGACGATGCGCTGCAGTGACAAGACGGGCTTTCCCAGCAGCGAGAACATCGAACTGCTCGCCGCGCTCCTCAACACAATCGGCGATCGCCTAGATAAGAACCACAAGAAGACGCTAGACCCCTACTTCACCTCCCTCGAAAACTTCAATAAGAAGTCCGACTGCCCGTACCCGCCGCGCATTCGCTTCAAGATTATGGACCTGCTAGACCTGCGCAAGCGCGGTTGGGGCTTGAAGCCGAAGCCCGTCAAGGCGGCCCTACCGCCAAGCCACGGCAAGGATAAAAAGTACGCCACTGCCCCGCCCCCGAAGAAAGGCGGCCGTGACcagggcagcgccgccgctgcgtcgaaGAGCTGgcgcgacgccgccacgacgaAGACAGGtactgcggcagcaccggcaccttCGGCTGATAAGGGGCTGAACGGGCGTGGCACATCGagtgcagcgccggcagccaACACAGCAGCCTTGTCCTCCTCAGCGGCGTCCacggccgctgccactgcaccTGCTGGTGCCTCGTTCCGCGACGAGGCGTCACCGCAGGTGCCGCTCGTGAAGTTCGAGCTGCGTGTGGCGTCGATGTTCCAGGAGTGGGTGGCAGACCGCACGAACGACGTCATCCTCCACTGGGTCGATCAGTTCAACACATGCGACCGCTTCTTTGAGTCGGAGAGCGAGCTttgtgtggcggtggcgcaggaggTGATCCACTCGGCTTGCACGACCACCCGCAAGGACGCCCAGCGCGAGGCTTTCAGCTTCCTCGTCGTTGGGCTGTACATGATCGACACGGAGGTGTTCGACGGCTTTGCCAGCGCTCTTGCCTCTGCCATCGAGGACGGCCTTTTGGAAGATGTCCCAAAGTTTGGGGAGCGCTTCATGAGTATGCTGCGCCTCACCTCCACTGAGCAGGAGACGCGCGCCGATGTGTACTTCGATGCGGCGAACGTGCTGCGACTGACGTACAATCGGCTGGAGAGCCCCGACGACTCCGCCGTGGACACGCTGATGTCCTTCTGGGAtcgcgtgccgctgccgtccacCGACGAGGAGAACATGATTCGCATGGACCTCGATGTTGTGTACAGCCTCTGCAACCCCGAGGGTGTGCAGGACGggctggagaagctgctcAGTCGCATCATCCACTCGATGCTGCAGATGCAGCTGATGgacgcggaggtgctggacgAGTTCCTCTGCTTGGATGTGGAGGACGGGCTTTGTGCCAAGGTCATTGCCGACTACAAGGAGCGCTTCCCCAAGTAA
- a CDS encoding prohibitin — MSKLLQKVAIGAMAAGLSVYSCCFVVYPGEACILYNKISGLKDSVYGEGLQGRIIGLDEILRFNVRVRPRTLHTMTGTKDLQMVNVRLRVLFRPMADRLPQIYRTFGLDYDERILPSVSNEILKAVVAEYKAEELIQKRDAVSARIYQLMQEKVNQFGLIIEDLSLVDIQFGADFMTAVEQKQVAQQEAERYRYVVMENEQKRRAAVVRAEGEAESARLISEAIQKSGSGLLELRRIEAAVEVANQIVPMQNVTFVPKDANMLMNMSR; from the coding sequence ATGTCGAAGTTGCTGCAGAAGGTTGCCATCGGTGCGATGGCTGCCGGCCTTAGCGTGtacagctgctgctttgTGGTCTACCCTGGTGAGGCGTGCATTCTATACAACAAGATTAGCGGACTGAAGGACTCCGTGTACGGCGAAGGCCTTCAGGGGCGCATCATCGGCCTGGACGAAATCTTGCGCTTCAACGTgcgggtgcgcccgcgcacgctgcacacAATGACCGGCACAAAGGATCTGCAGATGGTGAacgtgcggctgcgcgtgctTTTCCGTCCCATGGCTGACCGCCTCCCGCAGATCTACCGCACCTTCGGTCTCGACTACGACGAGCGCATCCTGCCCTCTGTCAGCAACGAAATCCTGAAGGCGGTTGTGGCGGAGTACAAGGCGGAGGAACTCATCCAGAAGCGCGACGCCGTCTCCGCGCGCATTTACCAGCTCATGCAGGAGAAGGTGAATCAGTTCGGTCTCATCATCGAAGACCTCTCGCTGGTAGACATCCAGTTTGGCGCTGACTTTatgacggcggtggagcagaAGCAGGTGGCCCAGCAGGAAGCAGAGCGCTACCGCTATGTTGTGATGGAGAATGAGCAGAAGCGGCGTgctgccgtggtgcgcgCCGAGGGTGAGGCGGAGTCGGCGCGGCTCATTTCGGAGGCCATTCAGAAATCCGGCTCCGgcctgctggagctgcgccgcattgaggcagcggtggaggtggcCAACCAGATCGTGCCCATGCAGAACGTCACGTTCGTACCGAAAGACGCGAACATGCTGATGAACATGTCGAGGTGA